One stretch of Zingiber officinale cultivar Zhangliang chromosome 6B, Zo_v1.1, whole genome shotgun sequence DNA includes these proteins:
- the LOC121991666 gene encoding zinc finger protein CONSTANS-LIKE 16-like, giving the protein MSYREEQRRGAAVAGKTARACDGCARRRARWYCAADDAFLCQTCDSSVHSANPLARRHRRLRLKSSSCSFGGAALDVDDEEEGFDVPTWLRGFKRKARTPRQGKKEAAAAQRPPELAETSPSIEEEQLLYCVPVFDPSLAELRSASPGIDEAKRLATSDGIAPASASTVEAGDRFAAYLPSDVELAEFAAKMESLLGEASADDSAFSMEKLGLLDAMRCDNSGREELKTEQAEEEAEQYCPAVVELDIDMARESLELDFNWPGSSSTAEEDEFEEAIPEDQQEETKTAKLRLDYEAVISAWAVHGSSPWTDGERPQINLASCWNDYMGGAWGDARVMGSGGGGRVGVDEGRQARVSRYREKRRTRLFAKKIRYEVRKLNAEKRPRMKGRFVKRAPGAFLH; this is encoded by the exons ATGAGCTACCGCGAGGAGCAGCGGCGCGGCGCCGCCGTGGCCGGGAAGACCGCGCGCGCCTGTGACGGGTGCGCGCGCCGCCGCGCGCGGTGGTACTGCGCGGCCGACGACGCGTTTCTTTGCCAGACTTGTGACTCGTCCGTCCACTCAGCCAACCCGCTCGCCCGCCGCCACCGCCGTCTGCGGCTCaagtcttcttcttgctccttcgGCGGCGCAGCGCTCGACGTGGACGATGAGGAGGAGGGTTTCGATGTGCCCACGTGGCTCCGGGGGTTCAAGCGGAAGGCTCGGACCCCGCGGCAAGGGAAGAAAGAGGCGGCGGCGGCGCAGAGACCGCCGGAGCTCGCCGAAACGTCGCCGTCGATCGAGGAGGAGCAGCTGCTCTACTGCGTGCCGGTGTTCGACCCCTCCCTGGCGGAGTTACGCTCTGCTTCGCCTGGGATCGATGAGGCGAAGCGGCTGGCTACCTCGGACGGCATTGCACCTGCTTCCGCTTCCACCGTCGAAGCCGGTGACCGTTTTGCTGCGTACCTGccgtcggacgtggagctcgcgGAGTTCGCGGCCAAAATGGAAAGCCTCCTCGGCGAGGCGAGCGCAGACGACTCGGCTTTCTCAATGGAGAAGCTCGGGCTGCTCGATGCAATGAGATGTGACAACAGCGGCAGAGAGGAATTGAAAACAGAGCAGGCCGAGGAGGAAGCGGAGCAGTACTGCCCGGCGGTGGTCGAGCTGGACATCGACATGGCGAGGGAGTCGCTGGAGTTGGACTTCAACTGGCCAGGCTCGTCGTCGACGGCAGAAGAGGACGAGTTCGAGGAAGCAATACCAGAGGACCAACAAGAAGAAACGAAGACGGCGAAGCTGAGGCTGGACTACGAGGCGGTCATCTCCGCATGGGCCGTCCATGGATCCTCGCCGTGGACCGACGGCGAGCGGCCGCAGATTAATCTAGCAAGCTGCTGGAACGACTACAtg GGAGGAGCATGGGGGGATGCTAGAGTGATGGGAAGCGGCGGCGGGGGGCGGGTGGGGGTGGACGAAGGGAGGCAGGCAAGGGTGAGTCGCTACAGGGAGAAGCGGCGGACGCGGCTGTTCGCTAAGAAGATACGGTACGAGGTGAGGAAGCTGAACGCGGAGAAGAGGCCGAGAATGAAGGGGAGGTTCGTAAAGCGAGCTCCGGGCGCCTTCCTCCACTGA
- the LOC121991667 gene encoding uncharacterized protein At1g66480-like: MGNGLSRKRKIVKVMKLDGSTLKFQSPVRAAEVLEEYPGYNLLDSDDVTRSGVRAQPLEQSAPLKPGKLYFLIQLLRRPPAVAPDPRSLAGRAWSGALRVGAKERLESLQLSRRTMSDATSTLSRRLSSSLAVDDIGDGVLRLKMRLPKSQVEKLMRESGSPVETAEKIAELCVIRDGAAPQAAEPAISAVRKDRKEKRTRFSEIPDEIIA; the protein is encoded by the exons ATGGGCAACGGCCTCAGCAGAAAGAGGAAGATTGTAAAAGTGATGAAGCTCGACGGAAGTACCCTCAAGTTTCAGTCTCCGGTTCGAGCCGCCGAAGTGCTCGAGGAGTACCCCGGCTACAACCTGCTCGACTCCGACGACGTCACGCGGAGCGGCGTCCGCGCTCAGCCGCTGGAGCAGAGCGCCCCCCTGAAGCCTGGGAAGCTCTACTTCCTCATCCAGCTTCTACGGCGGCCGCCGGCGGTAGCCCCCGACCCGCGGTCTCTGGCAGGGAGGGCCTGGTCGGGCGCGCTGCGCGTGGGCGCCAAGGAGAGGCTGGAGAGCCTCCAGCTCTCCCGCCGGACCATGTCCGACGCGACGTCGACGCTGTCCCGGCGGTTGTCATCGTCGCTGGCCGTGGACGACATCGGGGACGGAGTGCTCCGGCTCAAGATGCGCCTTCCCAAGTCCCAAGTCGAGAAGCTGATGCGGGAGAGCGGGAGCCCCGTCGAGACCGCCGAGAAGATCGCCGAGCTATGCGTCATCAGGGACGGCGCCGCGCCACAGGCGGCGGAGCCGGCGATCTCGGCCGTTAGGAAAGACCGGAAGGAG AAGCGGACGAGATTTTCTGAAATCCCAGATGAGATTATTGCCTGA